The Caproicibacterium lactatifermentans genome contains a region encoding:
- a CDS encoding DUF4406 domain-containing protein, whose protein sequence is MSMRNSEGYPDPTAYQALKNVSAHKFMPVVYICSPYSGDVETNVMNARRYCRFAVDQGCIPIAPHLLLPQFMRDNDPVEHDLAIFMDLVLLSKCAELWVFGDRISTGMGIEITKAKQKSMTIRHFTSECKEVSECTKQS, encoded by the coding sequence ATGTCAATGAGAAATTCTGAAGGTTATCCTGACCCGACCGCTTATCAGGCCCTGAAGAACGTCTCTGCTCATAAGTTCATGCCGGTCGTCTACATCTGCAGCCCCTATTCAGGCGACGTCGAAACGAATGTCATGAACGCAAGGCGTTACTGCCGCTTTGCCGTCGATCAGGGATGTATTCCGATTGCGCCGCACCTGCTGCTTCCGCAGTTCATGCGAGACAACGATCCGGTAGAACATGATCTCGCCATTTTCATGGATCTGGTCCTGCTCAGTAAGTGCGCAGAGCTCTGGGTATTCGGAGACCGGATCTCAACCGGTATGGGAATCGAAATTACAAAAGCAAAACAAAAGAGCATGACTATCCGGCACTTCACGTCGGAATGCAAGGAGGTATCGGAATGTACGAAACAAAGCTGA
- a CDS encoding VapE domain-containing protein, with protein MKISYGNSRKETHWRNSDIGWDDFNKRVSHTINTTETIEEFKKMTKAQQAEIKDVGGYVFGHLSGGRRKKKHVLCRSAVTLDMDYGTPGVWDSVIAKQPYRCCAYSTHKHTPENPRLRIIIPLSREVSEAEYPALGRMIAKDLGIDLFDDSTYEAHRLMYWPSTSINGVFFYKEKDGPELNPDDYLSRYDDWQDESTWPVSSRQSAIEHHGTKEMADPLAKPGIIGTFCRAYTMTDAIDTFLPDIYAPSSTEGRYDYIPGEAAAGVVIYDDKFVYSHHATDPVCGKLLNAFDLVRLHKFSEFDDNCPEDTPVTKLPSYKAMSDLVLKDAKVKTLLAEERKAEAKEDFSDSNWQGQLTYDKAGNLKNSLRNLTLILEHDENLKSIVFNQQLDGMEIKGDVPWKHPSKYWRDADDAQLVSYIDTNYGTFSQRNYQIAVTKVADDRSYHPIREYLKHLPTWDGIPRVDTLLIDYLGADNNDYVKAVTRKTLCAAVCRVLNPGCKFDSMLVLNGPQGIGKSTLIARLAGEWFSDSLSLNDTKDKTAAEKLQGEVYPVVRTK; from the coding sequence ATGAAGATCTCCTACGGGAACAGCCGCAAAGAAACGCACTGGCGAAACAGCGATATCGGCTGGGACGATTTCAATAAGCGTGTCAGCCATACAATCAATACCACAGAGACCATCGAAGAATTCAAAAAGATGACAAAGGCCCAGCAGGCCGAAATCAAGGATGTCGGCGGCTATGTTTTCGGTCACTTAAGCGGTGGCAGGCGTAAGAAGAAGCACGTTCTCTGCCGTTCCGCCGTCACACTGGATATGGATTATGGAACACCTGGCGTCTGGGACAGTGTCATTGCTAAGCAGCCCTACCGCTGCTGCGCCTACAGTACGCACAAGCATACCCCGGAGAATCCGAGGCTCCGTATCATCATTCCACTCTCCCGTGAAGTCAGCGAAGCGGAATACCCTGCCCTTGGCAGAATGATTGCAAAGGATCTCGGTATCGACCTATTCGATGACTCCACCTACGAAGCTCACCGTCTGATGTATTGGCCCAGCACCAGTATTAACGGCGTATTCTTCTATAAGGAAAAGGACGGCCCGGAGCTGAATCCGGACGATTATCTCTCCCGCTACGACGATTGGCAGGATGAGTCCACATGGCCGGTATCTTCGCGGCAGTCAGCTATCGAGCATCATGGCACAAAGGAAATGGCCGATCCACTGGCAAAGCCGGGTATCATCGGAACCTTCTGCCGCGCCTACACCATGACGGATGCCATCGACACGTTTCTGCCAGATATCTATGCGCCTTCTTCCACGGAAGGTCGTTATGACTATATTCCGGGTGAGGCCGCCGCTGGTGTCGTGATCTACGATGATAAGTTCGTGTATTCGCACCACGCCACTGATCCTGTCTGCGGAAAGCTCCTGAATGCATTCGATCTGGTCCGACTCCACAAATTCTCGGAGTTTGATGACAACTGCCCAGAGGATACACCGGTTACGAAGCTGCCTTCCTATAAGGCTATGTCCGATCTAGTCCTGAAGGATGCAAAGGTCAAAACACTTCTCGCAGAGGAACGAAAGGCCGAGGCCAAGGAAGACTTCTCGGATTCCAACTGGCAGGGTCAGCTTACATATGACAAGGCCGGGAATCTGAAAAACAGTCTCCGGAACCTGACACTGATTCTTGAGCACGACGAGAACCTGAAATCCATCGTCTTCAATCAGCAGCTCGATGGCATGGAGATCAAGGGCGATGTGCCTTGGAAGCATCCGTCCAAATACTGGAGGGACGCTGATGATGCGCAGCTCGTGAGTTACATCGATACGAATTACGGAACCTTCTCTCAGCGGAACTACCAGATTGCTGTAACGAAAGTCGCCGACGACCGTTCCTACCATCCCATACGAGAATATCTGAAGCACCTGCCTACCTGGGACGGAATCCCGCGTGTGGACACGCTTTTGATTGACTATCTAGGTGCGGATAATAACGACTATGTCAAAGCGGTCACAAGGAAAACGCTCTGTGCTGCTGTATGCCGGGTCTTAAACCCCGGCTGCAAGTTTGATTCCATGTTGGTTTTGAATGGCCCGCAGGGAATCGGGAAATCGACACTCATTGCGAGGCTCGCAGGCGAATGGTTCTCTGACTCCCTGAGTCTTAATGACACGAAGGACAAGACTGCTGCCGAGAAGCTGCAGGGTGAAGTGTACCCCGTTGTTCGGACAAAATAA